The DNA region TGAGGCGTGCTTCCGAGGAAACTTCGCTTCCCGTTGCCCTAATGATGGATACGAAGGGACCGGAAATCAGAACTGGGAATGTGAAGGGCGGAGAAGAGTTTGCCTTACACAGCGGTTTTGAAATCGTTTTGACCTCCCGTCAAATTGAGGGGACCAGAGAAGAGCTGTCGGTGAGTTATCAGAATCTTCCTTCCGAGGTAGAGGCCGGGGATCATATTTTTATTGCAGATGGGGTTATCGATTTGGAAGTCCTTGCAGTCTCAGGTCCTGATATTCGTTGTTTGATTCGTAACGGCGGAATGCTTGGCAGCAAGAAAAACGTGAATGTTCCTGGCGTAAAGGTTGGTTTGCCGGCTATCACGGAGAAAGACCGTGAGGACATTCGTTTTGCGGTCGAGTATCAGATGGACTACATTGCAGCCAGTTTTATCAGAAGGCCTGAAGATGTTGAAGAAATTCGCGATATTCTCAAACAATACCATTCTTCTATCCGTATCATTGCAAAGATAGAGAACCAGGAAGGTCTTGATAATATTGATGACATCATTCGGATTTCCGACGGAGTGATGGTTGCAAGAGGGGATCTTGGGGTACAGCTTTCGACGGAACAAATTCCTCTGGCCCAGAAACGGATCATTGGAAAGTGCATGAGGCAAGGGAAGCCCGTTATTACCGCCACTCAGATGCTTGATTCGATGATCCACAATCCGAGCCCTACCAGGGCAGAGCTAACCGATGTTGCAAACGCTATTTTTGACGGAACCGATGCTGTCATGCTTTCTGGTGAGACAGCAGGCGGTGCATTTCCTGTACGGTCGGTTGAAACCATGGGACGCATTGCCGAGGCTGTCGAAACGAGTGATGAATATCGACGGCGGTGCACCCAATGGTTTGAGACTGTACAACGTCCGAAAGATATAGGTCATACTATTGCACGGGCCGCTTATGTTGTTGCATCCGACATTGATGCTTCCGCAATTGTCGCTCCGACGCTTCGGGGAAATACTCCCCGAATTCTGAGCAACTATCGACCGAACCAGCTCATTATTGCCGTCACCACCTCTGAGGAAAGCTATCGTCAGCTTCTTCTGCACTGGGGAATTTTTCCGATTTTATCTGCTCCTGTGAAAGATTCCGAGATGATGATCCAGAATGCCTTGAG from Sediminispirochaeta bajacaliforniensis DSM 16054 includes:
- the pyk gene encoding pyruvate kinase; this encodes MKYLRKTRIVATIGPACDDLAVQKELLKTGVNVARFNFSHGNHEEQAKRIASMRRASEETSLPVALMMDTKGPEIRTGNVKGGEEFALHSGFEIVLTSRQIEGTREELSVSYQNLPSEVEAGDHIFIADGVIDLEVLAVSGPDIRCLIRNGGMLGSKKNVNVPGVKVGLPAITEKDREDIRFAVEYQMDYIAASFIRRPEDVEEIRDILKQYHSSIRIIAKIENQEGLDNIDDIIRISDGVMVARGDLGVQLSTEQIPLAQKRIIGKCMRQGKPVITATQMLDSMIHNPSPTRAELTDVANAIFDGTDAVMLSGETAGGAFPVRSVETMGRIAEAVETSDEYRRRCTQWFETVQRPKDIGHTIARAAYVVASDIDASAIVAPTLRGNTPRILSNYRPNQLIIAVTTSEESYRQLLLHWGIFPILSAPVKDSEMMIQNALRLAREHGYVAPPDRVVTTAGIPLNSPQPLNTIKIHFLGTILNRGHAGMGDRCSGALVKAENFELAQHRLRWDGTEILLTCSVGKEFFPRLSSLLGIVIEGELSLSPEEVRKIAPKIVIIADVPNAMDNFEDGQLVTLDGQEKIIYEGFM